The Deltaproteobacteria bacterium DNA segment CATCTTCGGTCATTTGCTTGTCATGCTCTTTGGACTCACTCATGGCTAAGAGTGATCATAGGGGGAAGCCGAGGTGACTTCAATGCATCAAGGGAACAGGTGATAGGGCTCTTGAGAATTAATTCTTTTTGTTTTTGGCTCTGACTTGCTTCACAACCTTCTGAACAGACTCAAGTTCTTGCTCTGTTGCGGCTACTATCCCGGAAATAGGAGGTTCTTGCTGTGAAATACGGGCCAGAATGCCTTTTCGGTCGTCAGTTTTAGTGAGAGCCTGACGGATAGCTGCCTTGGTCTCGGCAGGCAAACTGCGTTTGATCATAATCATTTCTGCTGGAATATCAGCAGTGTAGGCAAGAATTCGGGTAGCTTTAGTCTTTTGCTGTTGGGTTTTCCAAGCGAGATTTCGGCAGTCTTCAAAGCATGCTCCAGCGTGAACCCAGCCTTTTTTCACTGCATTGGCTACCTTCGCATGGCTTCCAAACCATTTGATTCTTACGTCTTTACCCGGGCGGAGACCCGCGTCGAGGAGCAGTTTTTGTGGGTAGAGACCACCACTTGTCGAAGTGGCAGAAACCATTCCGATGGTTTTACCCTTGAGATCGGCAACTGATTTGATTGCACTCTTGCGAGGTACAAACGTGATTCCCGTATAAGAGCGAGATCCTTCGCGCTCAATCAGGGCAGCAGGCTCGTAATTCTTGAGTGCTTCACTGCAAAGCATAGGTCCTGCGTTGAACAGGTCGTACTTGGCATTTTTAATACCGCGTTCGAAATGCGTATATGCCTTTTCCTGAACCATATCGATTCGAGCCTTGGCGTGCTCACCGATATAAGTTGCCAGCGGTTGCCAGCGAGCAGCAGAGTCCTCTGAAGAGGGTGCACGGGCAAATTTAAGCTCTTGCTCGAAGCGGGCAACAACGGCTGATTTCGTTGCATTGGTTGCGCGCTTAGAAGTGACAACGGGCGCTTCATAGCCAGTGGCGAGTGCGAGCTGCGCATTCAACGTTTCAAAGAGGCTCGGATCGAGGCCACGCTTTTGATACGCGATATCTCCATCTCGGTTGATAATAAAGAGGTGCGGCAGCTGGTCGACGCCATAGCGCCTGCCAAGGAGTCCGAATGAATCCGGGACCAGTGGCCAGGTAATCCGTTGCTCAAGCGAGAAGGGCAAGAGCGTTTCGGTGTTCTGGGAGAGCCCAATATGAACGACCTGAACTTCACGGGTCTTCCATAGCTTTTCGATTTGTCGAAGGTCTGGCAGTTCCGCTTTACAAGGCTCACACCAAGTCGCGAAGAATACCATCAGTACCGTTTTAGAGGGCGTTGCCGCAGTTGGGCCTGTCAGGTCCCTTAGCGAGAATACGTTGCCATCCAGATCGCGCATGGAATACGGCGGTGCTTTATCCCCAGTCTGCAAGAGCAAGTCGGGATTAGATACAAGAGACGAAACCACTAGGGACAAGGCGAGAATAGCCTGCATAGTCGGCCCCTCCATTCAAATGTTGTTTTGACGCACGGTAGCACCGTGTCGGTTGGTCTTCAATACTGCCAACTTTTATTCATCAATATCAACTAGTTAGTATTTTTACCACGGAAGCTTCTCGCCGCTTTGATGCCAGAAGTGGCCGGAGGTCTCAAGACTTAAGTCATCTATCCTCTCGATTAACCCACTTGCGGCAACATCAGCGGTGATAAAGCCTCGGCCCGCAGTTATATCTGTCTGGACGTATCCTGGGTGCAATATAGTCACTGCGATTTGTCGGCTCTCAAGATCCTTGGCCAAAGAAACGCCAGCGATATTGAGCGCTGCCTTGGACATCCGGTATCCATAGGAGCTGCCTGAGGTGTTGTCAGCGATTGAACCCATTCGGCTTGAAATCAAGGCAATTTTACCGCCCTGTGTGAGATTACCCAGTAGCCGCTCGGTCAGCATGAGGGGGCCGAGGGCGTTGACTTCAAATTGTTCACGGATTGCTGCGGCATCGAGCTC contains these protein-coding regions:
- the phnD gene encoding phosphate/phosphite/phosphonate ABC transporter substrate-binding protein is translated as MQAILALSLVVSSLVSNPDLLLQTGDKAPPYSMRDLDGNVFSLRDLTGPTAATPSKTVLMVFFATWCEPCKAELPDLRQIEKLWKTREVQVVHIGLSQNTETLLPFSLEQRITWPLVPDSFGLLGRRYGVDQLPHLFIINRDGDIAYQKRGLDPSLFETLNAQLALATGYEAPVVTSKRATNATKSAVVARFEQELKFARAPSSEDSAARWQPLATYIGEHAKARIDMVQEKAYTHFERGIKNAKYDLFNAGPMLCSEALKNYEPAALIEREGSRSYTGITFVPRKSAIKSVADLKGKTIGMVSATSTSGGLYPQKLLLDAGLRPGKDVRIKWFGSHAKVANAVKKGWVHAGACFEDCRNLAWKTQQQKTKATRILAYTADIPAEMIMIKRSLPAETKAAIRQALTKTDDRKGILARISQQEPPISGIVAATEQELESVQKVVKQVRAKNKKN
- a CDS encoding SDR family oxidoreductase, whose translation is MATVFITGANKGIGLELAKQLHARGDTIHASCRSSSPELDALGAHVHSGIDVREPEAHLKLQQALEGTKLDLIIQNAGILTPTTLGELDAAAIREQFEVNALGPLMLTERLLGNLTQGGKIALISSRMGSIADNTSGSSYGYRMSKAALNIAGVSLAKDLESRQIAVTILHPGYVQTDITAGRGFITADVAASGLIERIDDLSLETSGHFWHQSGEKLPW